A single Venturia canescens isolate UGA chromosome 1, ASM1945775v1, whole genome shotgun sequence DNA region contains:
- the ATP8A gene encoding probable phospholipid-transporting ATPase IA isoform X1 codes for MRYHIRHNSIVPAQGGMQSSSRGNPPVPRLPPSPGTLRPYTPPDLSSIPHMDGTPLPNQTPHNGTSNGTSENSQGDVTGPYIVGSPIDLGNIDNVDTIGGTLGSIRDRRKRNREHIELQETTESNSDHEVGTTRAENGGDPPGNEDRPSTHQQEEHEERIVFINAPHQPAKYRNNHITTAKYSFLSFIPSFLFEQFRRYSNCFFLFIALMQQIPEVSPTGRYTTLVPLIFILSVSALKEIVEDIKRHRADDEINMREVEVLRDGKWQWIQWRAIAVGDVVKVHNNNFFPADLILLSSSEPQGMSFIETANLDGETNLKIRQAHPETVYLLDTVELMNFKANIQCEPPNRHLYEFNGILRETNKQSVALGPDQLLLRGAMLRNTRWAFGVVIYTGHDTKLMQNNTATAPLKRSTLDRMTNTQVLMLFFILLLLCLLSAVFNVLWMNANYEGLSYLGIPKESLKSFPLNLLTFIILFNNLIPISLQVTLEVVRFVQATFINMDIEMYHPETDTPAMARTSNLNEELGMVNYIFTDKTGTLTRNVMEYKRCSIAGKIYDSATFTEPGQSSTQRASELVSDIIEGRTKHDQSGINDKKKSLSADILHEFMVMLSVCHTVIPERQEDEIIYHAASPDERALVDGARKYGYVFDTRTPAYVEIVALGERLRYEILNVIEFTSARKRMSVIVRTPEGRIKLFCKGADSVIYERLSPQSPESLDSEISPSFDDFRQATLDHLEAFATEGLRTLCFAFADIPETRYQWWRELYRKAEISISNRDTKLEDAANLIETKLTLLGATAIEDRLQDQVPETLLALIEADINVWVLTGDKQETAINIGYSCKLITQSMPLIIVNESSLDKTREVINQHCVDFGQDLRCQNDIGLVIDGNSLKYALTCDLRRDFLDLCTSCKVVICCRVSPMQKAEVVDLVTSNTKAVTLAIGDGANDVAMIQKAHIGVGISGVEGLQAACASDYSIAQFKFLKRLLFVHGSWNHSRMCKLILYSFYKNICLYVIELWFAIYSGWSGQILFERWSIGLYNVVFTAAPPLAMGLFDKVCSAETHLAHPRLYAAKNTTEATFNIKVFWVWIINALIHSSLLYWLSLLALQHDVVWENGRDGGYIVLGNFVYTYVVVTVCGKAGLVTNSWTWVTHLATWGSIILWFLFIVIYSNFWPALNVGAVMLGNDRMLFTSPVFWLGLILIPAAVLLVDVTIKAVQNTMWKPLSEAAREQEIRKSDPGDLFTNQEYRSSLTETARLLKNVKSVFTRRSNAATRVNVEVELSHGFAFSQEEGGSVTQTDVIRAYDTNLPKPGGM; via the exons ATGCGGTATCATATTCGTCACAATTCCATT GTCCCGGCTCAGGGAGGAATGCAGTCGTCGTCGCGGGGCAACCCCCCGGTACCGCGGCTCCCGCCGAGTCCCGGAACTTTGAGGCCTTATACACCGCCGGATCTATCTTCGATACCGCACATGGACGGTACGCCGCTGCCGAATCAAACGCCTCATAACGGCACCTCGAACGGGACTAGCGAGAATTCGCAGGGAGACGTCACTGGACCTTACATTGTTGGTAGTCCGATCGACCTCGGCAACATTGACAACGTTGATACTATCGGTGGGACACTCGGTTCAATTCGTGATCGTCGAAAAAGAAACAGAGAGCATATTGAACTCCAAGAGACTACGGAATCCAATTCCGATCACGAAG TTGGTACGACGAGAGCAGAAAATGGGGGGGATCCCCCGGGTAACGAGGATCGACCATCGACTCATCAGCAGGAAGAGCACGAAGAGAGAATAGTATTCATAAATGCACCGCATCAACCGGCCAAATACAGAAACAATCACATAACCACGGCCAAgtactcttttctctctttcatacCTTCGTTCCTCTTCGAGCAGTTCCGTCGTTACAGCAACTGTTTCTTCCTCTTCATAGCCCTCATGCAG caaataCCCGAAGTTTCACCCACCGGACGTTATACAACTTTGGTTCCGCTGATTTTCATTCTCAGCGTGTCAGCGCTCAAAGAGATAGTCGAAGACATT AAACGACACAGAGCCGATGATGAAATAAATATGAGGGAAGTCGAAGTACTGAGGGATGGAAAATGGCAATGGATTCAGTGGAGAGCCATCGCCGTTGGAGATGTTGTCAAG GTGCacaacaacaatttttttcctgcagaCCTCATACTCTTGTCCTCGTCCGAGCCTCAAGGAATGTCTTTCATTGAGACGGCGAATCTCGACGGCGAAACGAATCTGAAAATTCGACAAGCTCATCCGGAAACCGTTTACTTATTGGACACCGTggaattgatgaattttaaagCTAACATTCAGTGCGAACCGCCAAATAGACATCTCTATGAATTCAATGGGATTTTGCGCGAGACAAATAAGCA AAGTGTAGCACTGGGACCCGATCAACTTTTGCTTCGTGGTGCAATGCTCAGAAACACCAGATGGGCATTCGGTGTTGTAATCTATACGGGTCACGATACGAAACTGATGCAAAACAATACGGCGACAGCTCCATTGAAACGTTCGACTCTCGATAGAATGACCAATACCCAAGTCCTCATGCTCTTCTTTATCTTACTCTTGCTATGTCTGCTCTCTGCTGTATTCAACGTTCTTTGGATGAATGCGAATTACGAAGGTCTTTCGTACTTAGGAATTCCAA aggAATCCTTGAAAAGTTTTCCCCTCAATCTTCTCACGTTCATCATTCTTTTCAACAATCTCATACCCATATCGTTACAAGTTACCCTCGAAGTGGTGAGATTCGTTCAGGCAACCTTCATAAACATGGATATCGAAATGTATCATCCGGAAACGGACACACCGGCGATGGCAAGAACAAGCAATTTGAACGAAGAATTGGGAATGGTTAATTATATATTTACCGATAAAACTGGTACACTGACGAGAAACGTAATGGAATACAAGCGATGTTCGATAGCCGGAAAAATTTACGA TTCGGCGACGTTTACGGAACCTGGGCAAAGCTCGACACAGCGCGCGAGTGAATTGGTCTCCGATATAATCGAAGGTCGAACCAAGCACGATCAATCCGGGAtaaatgataagaaaaaatccTTGTCCGCGGATATTTTGCACGAGTTCATGGTAATGCTGTCCGTTTGTCATACCGTCATACCCGAAAGACAAGAGGACGAAATAATATATCACGCAGCATCGCctg ACGAGAGAGCGCTGGTGGACGGTGCGAGAAAATACGGCTACGTGTTCGACACGAGAACGCCTGCCTATGTGGAAATAGTCGCATTGGGCGAACGTCTGCGTTACGAGATTCTCAACGTGATAGAATTTACATCGGCAAGAAAAAGGATGTCGGTGATCGTGAGAACGCCCGAGGGTCGTATTAAGTTATTTTGTAAAGGCGCCGATTCCGTTATTTACGAAAGACTCTCTCCTCAATCGCCGGAATCTCTCGATTCCGAAATTTCCCCGAGCTTCGATGATTTTCGTCAAGCGACTCTCGATCATCTCGAAGCCTTTGCGACCGAAGGCCTCAGAACTTTGTGCTTCGCTTTCGCCGACATACCCGAAACTCGTTATCAATGGTGGCGTGAGCTTTACCGCAAAGCTGAAATTAGTATATCGAATCGTGATACCAAACTCGAAGATGCTGCGAACTTGATCGAAACAAAATTAACTCTTCTGGGAGCTACCGCCATCGAGGATCGATTGCAAGATCAA GTTCCCGAAACTCTGCTTGCTCTAATCGAGGCTGACATCAACGTTTGGGTGTTAACAGGCGACAAACAAGAGACCGCCATCAATATTGGGTATTCTTGCAAACTAATAACCCAATCGATGCCTCTGATAATCGTCAATGAAAGTTCGCTAGAT aAAACGAGAGAGGTGATCAACCAGCATTGCGTAGACTTTGGCCAAGATCTGCGTTGTCAAAATGACATTGGTCTGGTTATAGATGGTAATAGTTTAAAGTATGCGCTAACGTGCGACCTAAGAAGAGATTTTCTCGATTTGTGTACCTCGTGTAAGGTTGTAATATGCTGCCGGGTCTCACCGATGCAGAAAGCCGAG GTGGTAGATTTAGTGACGAGTAATACGAAGGCTGTCACGCTTGCTATTGGGGACGGAGCCAATGACGTAGCGATGATTCAAAAGGCTCACATCGGTGTCG GTATTTCCGGTGTGGAGGGACTTCAGGCAGCCTGCGCTTCGGACTACTCGATAGCGCAATTCAAATTTCTTAAGCGTTTACTGTTCGTTCACGGTTCATGGAACCACAGTAGAATGTGtaaattaattttatattctttttacaaaaatatttgccTTTACGTGATCGAACTGTGGTTCGCTATATATTCCGGCTGGTCCGGACAAATCCTGTTCGAGAGATGGTCCATCGGTTTGTACAATGTG gtATTCACCGCGGCACCCCCATTGGCGATGGGCCTTTTTGACAAAGTTTGTTCAGCCGAAACTCATCTCGCACATCCGAGATTATACGCTGCCAAAAACACAACCGAGGCCACATTTAACATTAAG gtattTTGGGTTTGGATAATTAACGCCCTGATACATTCTTCGTTGTTGTACTGGCTATCCTTGCTCGCTCTCCAGCACGACGTAGTTTGGGAAAATGGTCGAGACGGTGGTTACATCGTTTTAGGAAATTTTGTCTACACC tacgtGGTGGTGACTGTTTGCGGAAAGGCGGGGCTCGTTACGAATTCGTGGACGTGGGTCACTCACTTAGCTACGTGGGGATCGATAATACTATGGTTTTTATTCATAGTTATCTACAG TAATTTTTGGCCAGCTCTGAATGTTGGAGCAGTGATGCTAGGGAACGATAGAATGCTCTTCACTTCTCCGGTATTCTGGCTAGGCCTCATACTCATACCAGCTGCTGTTCTTCTCGTCGATGTTACGATCAAAGC GGTACAAAACACCATGTGGAAGCCATTGAGCGAAGCAGCGAGGGAGCAAGAAATCAGAAAATCAGATCCCGGTGATTTGTTCACGAATCAGGAATACAGAAGCTC
- the ATP8A gene encoding probable phospholipid-transporting ATPase IA isoform X4, with product MRYHIRHNSIVPAQGGMQSSSRGNPPVPRLPPSPGTLRPYTPPDLSSIPHMDGTPLPNQTPHNGTSNGTSENSQGDVTGPYIVGSPIDLGNIDNVDTIGGTLGSIRDRRKRNREHIELQETTESNSDHEVGTTRAENGGDPPGNEDRPSTHQQEEHEERIVFINAPHQPAKYRNNHITTAKYSFLSFIPSFLFEQFRRYSNCFFLFIALMQQIPEVSPTGRYTTLVPLIFILSVSALKEIVEDIKRHRADDEINMREVEVLRDGKWQWIQWRAIAVGDVVKVHNNNFFPADLILLSSSEPQGMSFIETANLDGETNLKIRQAHPETVYLLDTVELMNFKANIQCEPPNRHLYEFNGILRETNKQSVALGPDQLLLRGAMLRNTRWAFGVVIYTGHDTKLMQNNTATAPLKRSTLDRMTNTQVLMLFFILLLLCLLSAVFNVLWMNANYEGLSYLGIPKESLKSFPLNLLTFIILFNNLIPISLQVTLEVVRFVQATFINMDIEMYHPETDTPAMARTSNLNEELGMVNYIFTDKTGTLTRNVMEYKRCSIAGKIYDSATFTEPGQSSTQRASELVSDIIEGRTKHDQSGINDKKKSLSADILHEFMVMLSVCHTVIPERQEDEIIYHAASPDERALVDGARKYGYVFDTRTPAYVEIVALGERLRYEILNVIEFTSARKRMSVIVRTPEGRIKLFCKGADSVIYERLSPQSPESLDSEISPSFDDFRQATLDHLEAFATEGLRTLCFAFADIPETRYQWWRELYRKAEISISNRDTKLEDAANLIETKLTLLGATAIEDRLQDQVPETLLALIEADINVWVLTGDKQETAINIGYSCKLITQSMPLIIVNESSLDKTREVINQHCVDFGQDLRCQNDIGLVIDGNSLKYALTCDLRRDFLDLCTSCKVVICCRVSPMQKAEVVDLVTSNTKAVTLAIGDGANDVAMIQKAHIGVGISGVEGLQAACASDYSIAQFKFLKRLLFVHGSWNHSRMCKLILYSFYKNICLYVIELWFAIYSGWSGQILFERWSIGLYNVVFTAAPPLAMGLFDKVCSAETHLAHPRLYAAKNTTEATFNIKVFWVWIINALIHSSLLYWLSLLALQHDVVWENGRDGGYIVLGNFVYTYVVVTVCGKAGLVTNSWTWVTHLATWGSIILWFLFIVIYSNFWPALNVGAVMLGNDRMLFTSPVFWLGLILIPAAVLLVDVTIKAVQNTMWKPLSEAAREQEIRKSDPGDLFTNQEYRSSRRASSGKRCLIRFWNSMRPGRRRSFRMRFNPLAIFARGSWYPGRESTA from the exons ATGCGGTATCATATTCGTCACAATTCCATT GTCCCGGCTCAGGGAGGAATGCAGTCGTCGTCGCGGGGCAACCCCCCGGTACCGCGGCTCCCGCCGAGTCCCGGAACTTTGAGGCCTTATACACCGCCGGATCTATCTTCGATACCGCACATGGACGGTACGCCGCTGCCGAATCAAACGCCTCATAACGGCACCTCGAACGGGACTAGCGAGAATTCGCAGGGAGACGTCACTGGACCTTACATTGTTGGTAGTCCGATCGACCTCGGCAACATTGACAACGTTGATACTATCGGTGGGACACTCGGTTCAATTCGTGATCGTCGAAAAAGAAACAGAGAGCATATTGAACTCCAAGAGACTACGGAATCCAATTCCGATCACGAAG TTGGTACGACGAGAGCAGAAAATGGGGGGGATCCCCCGGGTAACGAGGATCGACCATCGACTCATCAGCAGGAAGAGCACGAAGAGAGAATAGTATTCATAAATGCACCGCATCAACCGGCCAAATACAGAAACAATCACATAACCACGGCCAAgtactcttttctctctttcatacCTTCGTTCCTCTTCGAGCAGTTCCGTCGTTACAGCAACTGTTTCTTCCTCTTCATAGCCCTCATGCAG caaataCCCGAAGTTTCACCCACCGGACGTTATACAACTTTGGTTCCGCTGATTTTCATTCTCAGCGTGTCAGCGCTCAAAGAGATAGTCGAAGACATT AAACGACACAGAGCCGATGATGAAATAAATATGAGGGAAGTCGAAGTACTGAGGGATGGAAAATGGCAATGGATTCAGTGGAGAGCCATCGCCGTTGGAGATGTTGTCAAG GTGCacaacaacaatttttttcctgcagaCCTCATACTCTTGTCCTCGTCCGAGCCTCAAGGAATGTCTTTCATTGAGACGGCGAATCTCGACGGCGAAACGAATCTGAAAATTCGACAAGCTCATCCGGAAACCGTTTACTTATTGGACACCGTggaattgatgaattttaaagCTAACATTCAGTGCGAACCGCCAAATAGACATCTCTATGAATTCAATGGGATTTTGCGCGAGACAAATAAGCA AAGTGTAGCACTGGGACCCGATCAACTTTTGCTTCGTGGTGCAATGCTCAGAAACACCAGATGGGCATTCGGTGTTGTAATCTATACGGGTCACGATACGAAACTGATGCAAAACAATACGGCGACAGCTCCATTGAAACGTTCGACTCTCGATAGAATGACCAATACCCAAGTCCTCATGCTCTTCTTTATCTTACTCTTGCTATGTCTGCTCTCTGCTGTATTCAACGTTCTTTGGATGAATGCGAATTACGAAGGTCTTTCGTACTTAGGAATTCCAA aggAATCCTTGAAAAGTTTTCCCCTCAATCTTCTCACGTTCATCATTCTTTTCAACAATCTCATACCCATATCGTTACAAGTTACCCTCGAAGTGGTGAGATTCGTTCAGGCAACCTTCATAAACATGGATATCGAAATGTATCATCCGGAAACGGACACACCGGCGATGGCAAGAACAAGCAATTTGAACGAAGAATTGGGAATGGTTAATTATATATTTACCGATAAAACTGGTACACTGACGAGAAACGTAATGGAATACAAGCGATGTTCGATAGCCGGAAAAATTTACGA TTCGGCGACGTTTACGGAACCTGGGCAAAGCTCGACACAGCGCGCGAGTGAATTGGTCTCCGATATAATCGAAGGTCGAACCAAGCACGATCAATCCGGGAtaaatgataagaaaaaatccTTGTCCGCGGATATTTTGCACGAGTTCATGGTAATGCTGTCCGTTTGTCATACCGTCATACCCGAAAGACAAGAGGACGAAATAATATATCACGCAGCATCGCctg ACGAGAGAGCGCTGGTGGACGGTGCGAGAAAATACGGCTACGTGTTCGACACGAGAACGCCTGCCTATGTGGAAATAGTCGCATTGGGCGAACGTCTGCGTTACGAGATTCTCAACGTGATAGAATTTACATCGGCAAGAAAAAGGATGTCGGTGATCGTGAGAACGCCCGAGGGTCGTATTAAGTTATTTTGTAAAGGCGCCGATTCCGTTATTTACGAAAGACTCTCTCCTCAATCGCCGGAATCTCTCGATTCCGAAATTTCCCCGAGCTTCGATGATTTTCGTCAAGCGACTCTCGATCATCTCGAAGCCTTTGCGACCGAAGGCCTCAGAACTTTGTGCTTCGCTTTCGCCGACATACCCGAAACTCGTTATCAATGGTGGCGTGAGCTTTACCGCAAAGCTGAAATTAGTATATCGAATCGTGATACCAAACTCGAAGATGCTGCGAACTTGATCGAAACAAAATTAACTCTTCTGGGAGCTACCGCCATCGAGGATCGATTGCAAGATCAA GTTCCCGAAACTCTGCTTGCTCTAATCGAGGCTGACATCAACGTTTGGGTGTTAACAGGCGACAAACAAGAGACCGCCATCAATATTGGGTATTCTTGCAAACTAATAACCCAATCGATGCCTCTGATAATCGTCAATGAAAGTTCGCTAGAT aAAACGAGAGAGGTGATCAACCAGCATTGCGTAGACTTTGGCCAAGATCTGCGTTGTCAAAATGACATTGGTCTGGTTATAGATGGTAATAGTTTAAAGTATGCGCTAACGTGCGACCTAAGAAGAGATTTTCTCGATTTGTGTACCTCGTGTAAGGTTGTAATATGCTGCCGGGTCTCACCGATGCAGAAAGCCGAG GTGGTAGATTTAGTGACGAGTAATACGAAGGCTGTCACGCTTGCTATTGGGGACGGAGCCAATGACGTAGCGATGATTCAAAAGGCTCACATCGGTGTCG GTATTTCCGGTGTGGAGGGACTTCAGGCAGCCTGCGCTTCGGACTACTCGATAGCGCAATTCAAATTTCTTAAGCGTTTACTGTTCGTTCACGGTTCATGGAACCACAGTAGAATGTGtaaattaattttatattctttttacaaaaatatttgccTTTACGTGATCGAACTGTGGTTCGCTATATATTCCGGCTGGTCCGGACAAATCCTGTTCGAGAGATGGTCCATCGGTTTGTACAATGTG gtATTCACCGCGGCACCCCCATTGGCGATGGGCCTTTTTGACAAAGTTTGTTCAGCCGAAACTCATCTCGCACATCCGAGATTATACGCTGCCAAAAACACAACCGAGGCCACATTTAACATTAAG gtattTTGGGTTTGGATAATTAACGCCCTGATACATTCTTCGTTGTTGTACTGGCTATCCTTGCTCGCTCTCCAGCACGACGTAGTTTGGGAAAATGGTCGAGACGGTGGTTACATCGTTTTAGGAAATTTTGTCTACACC tacgtGGTGGTGACTGTTTGCGGAAAGGCGGGGCTCGTTACGAATTCGTGGACGTGGGTCACTCACTTAGCTACGTGGGGATCGATAATACTATGGTTTTTATTCATAGTTATCTACAG TAATTTTTGGCCAGCTCTGAATGTTGGAGCAGTGATGCTAGGGAACGATAGAATGCTCTTCACTTCTCCGGTATTCTGGCTAGGCCTCATACTCATACCAGCTGCTGTTCTTCTCGTCGATGTTACGATCAAAGC GGTACAAAACACCATGTGGAAGCCATTGAGCGAAGCAGCGAGGGAGCAAGAAATCAGAAAATCAGATCCCGGTGATTTGTTCACGAATCAGGAATACAGAAGCTC CAGGAGGGCGAGCTCGGGAAAACGATGCTTGATACGATTTTGGAATTCGATGCGTCCCGGACGAAGACGAAGTTTCAGGATGAGATTTAACCCTTTGGCTATTTTTGCACGTGGTTCGTGGTATCCGGGCCGCGAGTCAACCGCATGA